In Nitrospirota bacterium, one DNA window encodes the following:
- the fliJ gene encoding flagellar export protein FliJ → MKFRYESLLQYRVFVEESKMSELAEATEKLDIEEKRLFTLEEIRRQAYEELKQKQERNLAPHELVLYQMYLQQIKIEIESQQKRVMETQVLYDEKKESLIIATQEKKIIEKVKSKDKAIMRDAEKRAEKKVLDETGNIRYVRENC, encoded by the coding sequence ATGAAATTCAGATATGAATCCCTGCTTCAATATAGGGTATTTGTAGAGGAGTCTAAGATGAGTGAGCTGGCAGAGGCAACAGAAAAATTAGATATTGAGGAAAAAAGGTTGTTTACCCTTGAAGAAATAAGAAGACAGGCTTATGAGGAGCTGAAACAAAAACAGGAGAGAAATCTTGCACCCCATGAGCTTGTTCTTTATCAGATGTACCTACAGCAGATAAAAATAGAAATAGAATCTCAACAAAAGAGAGTTATGGAGACACAAGTATTATACGACGAGAAAAAAGAGTCATTGATTATTGCAACACAGGAAAAAAAGATAATTGAGAAGGTAAAATCAAAGGATAAGGCAATAATGCGGGATGCTGAGAAGAGGGCAGAAAAAAAGGTACTTGATGAGACGGGCAATATCCGTTATGTGAGGGAGAATTGTTAA
- the fliI gene encoding flagellar protein export ATPase FliI, translated as MLDIEKYHRAISDIDPIKIYGKVTQILGLIIEGHGPGSSIGELCDIYTKWGNESVEAEVVGFKGERIQLMPLGETRGFSPGSKIVAKRHKALIKVGNSLLGRILDGFGNPIDNKGDVVEKLSYPIYSDPLNPMDRRRIEKPLDLGIKAINGVLTCGQGQRLGIFAGSGVGKSVLLGMIARNTNADVNVIALIGERGREVKEFIEKDLKTEGLARSVVIVATSDQPPLVRMRGAYIATAIAEYFRDCGKKVILMMDSVTRFAASHREVGLAVGEPPTTKGYTPSVFSALPKLLERAGTCYGEGSITGLYTVLVEEDDMNDPIADAVRSILDGHIVLSREIASQNHFPAIDILHSISRTMIDVAATDHINHSRRLREVLAIYKKAEDLINIGAYKKGNNARIDYAIQMIDRINSFLCQGINEKVDFENSVKGLGDIFEEKGKQ; from the coding sequence ATGTTAGACATAGAGAAGTATCACAGGGCAATCTCAGATATAGATCCAATAAAGATATACGGTAAGGTTACTCAGATATTGGGTCTCATAATTGAAGGACATGGGCCGGGCTCATCAATCGGTGAGCTTTGCGATATTTATACAAAGTGGGGCAATGAATCCGTGGAGGCTGAGGTAGTAGGTTTTAAAGGTGAACGCATACAGCTTATGCCTCTTGGAGAGACAAGAGGTTTTTCACCGGGCAGTAAGATAGTTGCAAAGAGGCACAAGGCTCTTATCAAAGTCGGTAATAGTCTTTTAGGAAGGATATTGGACGGCTTTGGAAATCCTATTGATAATAAAGGGGATGTTGTTGAGAAGCTTTCTTACCCTATCTATTCTGACCCGCTGAACCCTATGGACAGGAGAAGGATTGAAAAACCGCTTGACCTTGGGATAAAGGCTATAAATGGGGTTCTGACATGCGGACAGGGGCAGAGGCTCGGGATTTTTGCCGGAAGCGGTGTTGGAAAGAGTGTCCTGCTTGGAATGATTGCGCGTAACACTAATGCAGATGTAAATGTTATTGCACTTATAGGAGAGAGGGGCAGGGAGGTTAAGGAATTTATAGAAAAAGACCTGAAGACAGAAGGCCTTGCCAGGTCGGTTGTTATAGTTGCTACCTCTGACCAGCCGCCGCTTGTGAGGATGCGGGGTGCATACATTGCCACAGCCATTGCAGAGTATTTCAGGGACTGCGGTAAAAAGGTTATTCTTATGATGGACTCTGTAACAAGGTTTGCTGCGTCACATAGGGAGGTCGGGCTTGCTGTCGGTGAGCCTCCGACTACTAAGGGATATACACCATCTGTATTCTCTGCCCTGCCTAAGTTATTGGAGAGGGCAGGCACATGTTACGGCGAAGGCAGTATAACAGGGCTTTATACTGTGCTTGTTGAAGAGGATGATATGAATGACCCTATTGCAGATGCTGTGAGGTCTATATTGGACGGCCACATCGTCCTTTCAAGGGAGATCGCTTCACAGAATCACTTCCCTGCCATTGATATACTGCACAGCATAAGCAGGACAATGATAGACGTTGCCGCCACAGACCACATAAATCACTCGAGACGTTTGAGGGAGGTACTTGCGATATATAAGAAGGCAGAGGACCTGATCAATATAGGTGCCTATAAAAAAGGGAATAATGCGAGGATAGACTATGCCATTCAGATGATAGACCGGATCAATTCCTTTCTCTGCCAGGGGATAAATGAAAAGGTGGATTTTGAGAATAGTGTAAAGGGGTTGGGTGATATTTTTGAGGAGAAGGGGAAGCAGTAA
- the fliG gene encoding flagellar motor switch protein FliG encodes MAEEKASGFEKAAILLLSLGEDVASEVMKSLEPKEIRMIGNYFSKNNKPEPTSVKAIMKEFCEVAKSPDGLLVAGEDYLRNVLTKAMGQDTADKIIENFAISSEGKGLESLKWIDARSIANLIKGEHPQTIALILVHLDSDHAGQVVTSLPQAIRPDVILRMATIESVSPSVIKEIEEVLTKQLQMGGSVVSKKIGGPEAVAAILNNMDRTSESAIMSSMEQNYPDLVEKIRQMMFVFEDLNKVDDRGIQEILKEVGKEELMLSLKGAGEELKARFLKNMSSRAAQSIKEDMEARGPVKLSDVEKAQQAILKITKRLEEEGKIVLGGKGSEEVLI; translated from the coding sequence ATGGCTGAGGAAAAGGCGAGCGGGTTTGAGAAGGCGGCGATTCTGTTGTTGTCTCTGGGTGAGGATGTAGCATCAGAGGTTATGAAGAGTTTAGAGCCTAAAGAGATCAGGATGATAGGTAATTATTTTTCTAAGAATAACAAACCGGAACCTACCAGTGTGAAGGCCATAATGAAGGAATTCTGTGAGGTTGCAAAGTCACCGGACGGGCTTTTAGTTGCAGGGGAGGATTATCTCAGAAATGTGCTCACAAAGGCCATGGGACAGGATACGGCGGATAAGATTATTGAAAATTTTGCAATATCAAGTGAGGGCAAAGGGCTTGAGTCATTAAAATGGATAGATGCACGCAGTATAGCAAATCTTATTAAAGGTGAACATCCGCAGACAATCGCCCTGATATTGGTACATCTTGATTCTGACCATGCAGGACAAGTCGTGACCTCGCTTCCTCAGGCAATCAGGCCGGATGTAATATTGAGGATGGCAACAATAGAGAGTGTATCGCCGTCGGTAATTAAGGAGATAGAAGAGGTGCTTACCAAACAACTGCAGATGGGCGGCAGTGTGGTAAGTAAGAAGATAGGCGGCCCGGAGGCGGTTGCAGCAATACTGAATAACATGGACAGGACAAGTGAAAGTGCAATTATGAGCAGTATGGAACAGAACTATCCTGACCTTGTTGAAAAGATAAGACAGATGATGTTTGTGTTTGAGGACCTTAATAAAGTTGATGACAGGGGTATTCAGGAGATATTAAAAGAGGTTGGCAAGGAAGAACTTATGCTGTCATTGAAAGGGGCAGGTGAGGAGTTGAAGGCAAGGTTCCTGAAGAACATGTCCTCAAGGGCAGCTCAAAGCATAAAGGAAGATATGGAGGCAAGGGGGCCTGTTAAATTAAGTGATGTTGAAAAGGCACAGCAGGCGATCTTAAAGATTACAAAACGGCTTGAAGAGGAAGGCAAGATTGTACTTGGAGGTAAGGGGAGTGAAGAAGTCCTCATCTGA
- the fliF gene encoding flagellar M-ring protein FliF: MAISSDIQNKLAGISIGQKLMAIGGIAAAIAVVTVIVLWANRPVFHVLFSNLSAEDAGAITQKLQELKIPYEVGDGGSVMVSGDKVHELRMTLAGQGLPAGGGVGFEIFDKTTIGMTDFIQKLNYRRALQGELSRTIGQLSEVENARVHLAVPEKTLFADKKEHTSASIVLKLRGSRTLSQSQVQGIVHLVSSSVEGLSPQNVTIIDTHGNVLSRPSDDSYNAQLTNYQNDYQKGFEKSLEDRVQSMLEHAVGSGKVVVRISSTLDFKQVETTEEKYDPEKTAVRSEQRSQENASGSSGSASGVPGVISNMPGAKAENPQAAGGKGGNNSSSNHTQETINYEINKTVNHILEPVGTLKRLSAAVLIDGNYEAVKGTDGKETRKYIPRTDEELKKYTEIVKKAVGYSEERGDQVEVSGISFDSNVSINEPEPEQGTFSKLFQLNGLLPIIKYFVAGITVLLIFLLVIKPMMNTVLTPSVAVREVPAIAGTGGHFPKVSELEAAGNYNIGQGQVEDTRFREEAIKLAKENPTQTAKLIKTWISEK; this comes from the coding sequence ATGGCTATATCATCGGACATACAAAATAAATTAGCAGGAATCTCCATCGGCCAAAAATTAATGGCCATTGGAGGTATAGCAGCAGCCATAGCTGTAGTTACTGTTATAGTCCTATGGGCTAACCGTCCTGTGTTTCATGTACTTTTCTCAAATCTGTCTGCTGAAGATGCAGGGGCAATCACTCAGAAGTTACAGGAGTTGAAGATCCCTTATGAAGTTGGAGACGGCGGTTCTGTAATGGTTTCCGGTGATAAGGTACATGAGCTAAGGATGACACTTGCCGGTCAGGGATTGCCTGCCGGCGGAGGTGTGGGGTTTGAGATATTCGATAAGACAACAATAGGAATGACTGACTTTATCCAGAAGCTGAATTACAGAAGGGCCCTTCAGGGGGAACTTTCCCGTACTATCGGTCAGCTTTCAGAGGTTGAAAATGCAAGGGTTCATCTTGCTGTCCCTGAAAAGACACTGTTTGCAGATAAAAAAGAGCACACAAGTGCCTCTATAGTCCTTAAACTCCGCGGCAGCAGGACCCTTTCACAGAGTCAGGTGCAGGGCATAGTTCACCTTGTGTCAAGCAGTGTAGAAGGTTTGTCTCCCCAGAATGTCACAATTATAGATACTCATGGAAATGTATTATCCCGTCCATCAGATGACAGTTATAATGCCCAGCTTACAAACTATCAGAATGACTACCAGAAGGGTTTTGAAAAATCGCTTGAAGATAGGGTGCAGAGTATGCTGGAGCATGCTGTCGGTTCCGGCAAGGTGGTGGTAAGGATATCAAGTACACTGGATTTTAAACAGGTAGAGACAACTGAAGAAAAGTATGACCCGGAGAAGACGGCTGTGAGGAGCGAGCAGAGGTCTCAGGAGAACGCCTCCGGTTCCTCAGGCAGTGCATCAGGTGTACCCGGGGTTATATCAAATATGCCGGGGGCAAAGGCTGAGAATCCCCAGGCCGCAGGCGGCAAGGGTGGGAATAATTCTTCTTCAAACCATACGCAGGAGACCATAAATTATGAGATTAACAAGACTGTGAACCATATACTTGAGCCTGTCGGGACATTGAAGCGTCTTTCTGCTGCTGTGTTGATTGACGGCAATTACGAGGCTGTAAAGGGGACAGACGGTAAAGAGACAAGGAAATATATCCCTCGTACAGATGAAGAACTAAAAAAATATACAGAGATTGTGAAAAAGGCTGTAGGTTACAGTGAAGAACGGGGAGACCAGGTTGAGGTATCCGGAATTTCTTTTGATTCTAATGTTTCCATAAATGAACCTGAACCGGAACAGGGTACATTCAGCAAGTTATTCCAGTTGAATGGGCTGCTGCCCATTATTAAATATTTTGTTGCGGGTATTACAGTCCTCTTGATCTTCCTCTTAGTAATAAAACCAATGATGAATACGGTACTTACACCTTCTGTAGCAGTTCGGGAAGTCCCGGCTATTGCCGGAACCGGCGGCCACTTTCCAAAGGTAAGTGAGCTTGAGGCAGCAGGGAATTATAATATAGGGCAGGGACAGGTTGAAGATACAAGGTTCAGGGAAGAGGCTATAAAACTTGCAAAAGAAAATCCAACACAGACAGCTAAGCTGATAAAGACGTGGATAAGTGAAAAATAA
- the fliE gene encoding flagellar hook-basal body complex protein FliE encodes MDNIGIKGIGKVIQDVSTKGVDKASGAKESFADVLKGSIEKVNGLQNEADQATQDFLVGKDTNIHQVMIAMEKANLSFQMMMQVRNKIVNAYEEMMRMQL; translated from the coding sequence ATGGATAACATCGGTATAAAAGGCATCGGTAAAGTAATTCAGGATGTTTCAACTAAGGGTGTTGATAAGGCATCAGGGGCAAAGGAGTCTTTTGCGGATGTGCTGAAGGGTTCGATTGAGAAGGTCAATGGGCTTCAGAACGAGGCGGATCAGGCAACACAGGATTTTCTGGTCGGTAAAGATACAAATATCCATCAGGTTATGATAGCAATGGAAAAGGCAAACCTGTCATTTCAGATGATGATGCAGGTAAGAAACAAGATTGTTAATGCTTATGAAGAAATGATGAGAATGCAGTTATAA
- the flgC gene encoding flagellar basal body rod protein FlgC: MDIEKILNISASGLEAQRVRMNIIAGNLANAHSTHSPEGGPYRRKDVVFSEVLDSMSGNGSGKVNVSEVIEDQRPFQLVYDPQHPDANAEGYVQLPNVNLLEEMVNMISASRAYEANVTTISSAKSMAQKAMEIGR; the protein is encoded by the coding sequence ATGGACATAGAAAAGATTCTTAACATAAGCGCTTCAGGGCTTGAGGCACAGCGGGTGAGGATGAATATTATTGCAGGTAACCTTGCAAATGCTCATTCAACACATTCTCCTGAGGGGGGGCCTTACAGGAGGAAAGACGTGGTGTTTTCAGAGGTGCTTGATTCAATGAGCGGAAATGGTTCTGGGAAGGTAAATGTTAGCGAAGTGATTGAGGACCAGAGGCCGTTTCAACTTGTTTACGACCCTCAGCACCCGGATGCAAATGCAGAGGGCTATGTCCAGTTGCCTAATGTAAATCTTCTTGAGGAAATGGTAAACATGATCTCAGCTTCAAGGGCTTATGAGGCAAATGTAACAACAATAAGTTCAGCGAAGAGCATGGCGCAGAAGGCGATGGAGATAGGGAGATGA
- the flgB gene encoding flagellar basal body rod protein FlgB — MGFLHMNINLFDKTVSFLSKALDVMNVRHEVIASNIANQDTPNYSAKSVNFAKELETVMNTQKANNISVTNPAHINLNSAGSGNVQGLVEIKNTSGADYDNNNVNVEMEMARMAENTITYNASAQILTGKFKGLLSAIREGR; from the coding sequence ATGGGGTTCTTACATATGAACATTAATTTATTTGACAAGACAGTATCTTTTCTTTCAAAGGCCCTTGATGTGATGAATGTCAGGCATGAGGTCATTGCATCAAATATTGCAAATCAGGATACACCTAATTACAGCGCAAAGAGTGTGAACTTTGCCAAAGAACTTGAGACAGTAATGAATACACAAAAGGCAAACAATATTTCCGTAACAAATCCGGCCCACATAAATCTCAATAGTGCCGGATCAGGAAATGTGCAGGGCCTTGTTGAGATAAAAAATACCAGCGGCGCTGATTATGACAATAATAATGTAAATGTCGAGATGGAGATGGCAAGGATGGCTGAGAACACCATTACCTACAATGCATCTGCCCAGATATTAACAGGAAAATTTAAGGGCCTCTTATCTGCGATAAGGGAAGGAAGGTAA